The proteins below come from a single Hyphomicrobium denitrificans ATCC 51888 genomic window:
- the fdhF gene encoding formate dehydrogenase subunit alpha — translation MTLIKETDYGTKTPEVHETTKMVTLEIDGFEVTVPEGTSIMNAAMQLGIQIPKLCATDSLDPFGSCRLCLCEIEGRRGTPASCTTPVAQGIKVATQNQRLAKLRRGVMELYISDHPLDCLTCAANGDCELQDMAGAVGLREVRYGYDGENHVFAKRADGSANDRFKQTDVSNPYFQFQPSKCIVCSRCVRACEEVQGTFALTIDGRGFASHVSAGMDEQFLASECVSCGACVQACPTATLIEKSVVDMGQPEHSIITTCAYCGVGCSFKAEMRGDELVRMVPYKDGGANEGHSCVKGRFAFSYATHKDRMLTPMIREKITDPWQVVTFDEAINYAAKRFMETQAKYGRKSIGAVTSSRTTLEEIYSVQKLVRGAFNNNNVDTCARVCHSPTGFGLKVAFGEAAGTQDFKSTDKTDVMLVIGCNPTDAHPVFGSRMKKRIREGAKLIVIDPRKVELVDSPHVKADYHLQLMPGTNVAVANAIGHVIATENLIDRKFVNRRCEKTDFHRWEEFIRQPQHAPEAVEHITRVPAQLIREAARLYATGGNAAIYYGLGVTEHTQGSTTVMALANLAMATGNLGREGVGVNPLRGQNNVQGSSDMGSAPHEFPGYRHVSNQEVRDIYKKEWNRELDPEPGLRIPNMFDAALDGSYRGMFIHGEDIAQSDPDTHHVEAALRAMDIVVVQDLFLNETAAFAHVFLPGTSFLEKDGTFVNAERRVNRVRKVFQEKQGMPEWAIVAQLATAMGFPMYYATASEVMDEIARTTPTFSGISYDRLDELGSIQWPCNDQHPTGTPIMHTEEFVRGKGRFMLTAYMATDEKASNTFPLILTTGRILSHYNVGAQTRRTDNMAWHPEDVLEMHPYDAEIRGLKDDQIVSLTSRAGATTIRVKISDRMPQGVVYTTFHHPGTGANLITTSASDWATNCPEYKVTAVQVMPSNQPSDWQSEWNIRNVESKRISTEKKLEPAE, via the coding sequence ATGACGCTCATCAAAGAGACGGACTACGGCACCAAGACTCCGGAAGTTCATGAGACGACCAAGATGGTCACGCTCGAGATCGACGGGTTTGAAGTCACCGTTCCGGAAGGAACGTCGATCATGAACGCCGCGATGCAGCTCGGCATTCAGATCCCGAAGCTGTGCGCCACCGATAGTCTCGATCCGTTCGGCTCGTGCCGGCTTTGCCTTTGCGAGATTGAAGGCCGCCGCGGAACGCCCGCGTCGTGCACGACGCCGGTTGCGCAGGGCATCAAGGTTGCGACCCAGAACCAACGTCTGGCGAAGCTGCGCCGCGGCGTGATGGAGCTTTATATCTCCGACCACCCGCTCGACTGCCTCACCTGCGCCGCGAACGGCGACTGCGAACTGCAGGACATGGCCGGCGCGGTCGGTCTGCGCGAAGTGCGCTATGGTTATGACGGCGAAAACCACGTGTTCGCGAAGCGCGCCGACGGCTCGGCGAACGATCGCTTCAAGCAGACGGACGTTTCGAACCCCTACTTCCAGTTCCAGCCGTCGAAGTGCATCGTCTGCTCGCGCTGCGTCCGCGCCTGTGAAGAAGTTCAGGGCACGTTCGCGCTGACGATCGACGGACGCGGTTTTGCTTCGCACGTCTCGGCCGGCATGGACGAGCAGTTCCTGGCATCGGAATGCGTTTCGTGCGGCGCCTGCGTACAGGCTTGCCCGACGGCGACGCTCATCGAGAAGTCGGTGGTCGACATGGGCCAGCCGGAGCATTCGATCATCACGACGTGCGCGTATTGCGGCGTCGGATGTTCGTTCAAGGCGGAGATGCGCGGCGATGAACTCGTTCGCATGGTGCCCTACAAGGATGGCGGCGCCAACGAAGGTCATTCCTGCGTCAAGGGCCGCTTCGCATTCAGCTATGCGACGCACAAGGATCGCATGCTGACGCCGATGATCCGCGAGAAGATCACCGATCCGTGGCAGGTCGTGACGTTCGACGAAGCGATCAATTATGCCGCGAAGCGTTTCATGGAAACGCAGGCCAAGTACGGCCGCAAGTCGATCGGCGCGGTCACGTCTTCGCGGACCACGCTCGAAGAAATCTACTCCGTGCAGAAGCTCGTTCGTGGCGCGTTCAACAACAACAACGTCGACACGTGCGCGCGCGTCTGCCACTCGCCGACCGGCTTCGGCTTGAAGGTTGCTTTCGGCGAAGCCGCCGGCACGCAGGACTTCAAGAGCACCGACAAGACCGACGTCATGCTCGTCATCGGTTGCAACCCGACCGACGCGCATCCCGTCTTCGGTTCGCGCATGAAGAAGCGCATTCGCGAGGGCGCCAAGCTGATCGTCATCGATCCGCGCAAAGTCGAGCTCGTCGACTCTCCGCACGTCAAGGCCGACTATCACTTGCAGCTGATGCCCGGCACCAACGTCGCGGTGGCAAACGCCATCGGTCACGTGATCGCGACCGAGAATCTGATCGACCGGAAGTTCGTCAACCGTCGCTGCGAGAAGACCGATTTCCATCGCTGGGAAGAGTTCATCCGTCAGCCGCAGCACGCGCCTGAGGCTGTCGAGCACATCACCCGCGTTCCGGCACAGTTGATCCGCGAGGCTGCGCGCCTTTACGCGACCGGCGGCAACGCTGCGATCTACTACGGTCTCGGCGTCACGGAACACACGCAGGGTTCGACGACGGTCATGGCGTTGGCGAACCTCGCGATGGCGACGGGCAACCTCGGCCGCGAAGGCGTGGGCGTGAACCCGCTGCGCGGCCAGAACAACGTGCAGGGCTCGTCCGATATGGGCTCCGCGCCGCACGAGTTCCCCGGCTACCGCCACGTCTCCAACCAGGAAGTGCGCGATATCTATAAGAAGGAATGGAACCGCGAGCTCGATCCCGAGCCGGGCCTCCGCATTCCGAACATGTTCGATGCGGCTCTCGATGGATCGTATCGCGGCATGTTCATCCACGGCGAAGACATCGCGCAGTCCGATCCCGACACGCATCACGTCGAGGCCGCTCTCAGGGCGATGGACATCGTCGTCGTGCAGGACCTATTCCTGAACGAGACGGCAGCGTTCGCGCACGTCTTCCTGCCCGGCACGTCGTTCCTTGAAAAGGACGGCACGTTCGTCAACGCCGAGCGGCGCGTCAATCGCGTGCGCAAGGTGTTCCAAGAGAAGCAGGGCATGCCGGAATGGGCCATCGTCGCGCAGCTTGCGACCGCGATGGGCTTCCCGATGTACTACGCGACGGCCTCGGAGGTCATGGACGAGATCGCGCGGACGACGCCGACGTTCTCCGGTATTTCGTACGACCGTCTGGACGAACTCGGTTCGATCCAGTGGCCGTGCAACGACCAGCATCCGACCGGCACGCCGATCATGCACACGGAAGAGTTCGTCCGTGGCAAGGGCCGCTTCATGCTGACCGCGTACATGGCGACCGATGAAAAGGCGAGCAACACGTTCCCGCTCATTCTCACGACGGGCCGTATCCTCTCGCATTATAACGTCGGCGCGCAGACGCGGCGCACGGACAACATGGCGTGGCATCCCGAGGACGTTCTCGAGATGCACCCGTACGATGCGGAAATTCGCGGCCTCAAGGACGACCAGATCGTTTCCCTGACCAGCCGCGCGGGTGCGACGACCATCCGCGTGAAGATATCCGATCGCATGCCGCAAGGTGTCGTTTACACGACCTTCCATCATCCGGGCACGGGCGCAAACCTGATCACGACCAGCGCGTCCGACTGGGCAACCAACTGCCCGGAATACAAGGTAACTGCGGTGCAGGTGATGCCGTCGAACCAGCCTTCCGATTGGCAGTCCGAGTGGAACATCCGCAACGTGGAAAGCAAGCGTATCAGCACGGAGAAGAAGCTGGAGCCGGCGGAGTAA
- a CDS encoding formate dehydrogenase subunit delta, with product MDKEVLIQMANQITDFWSPYPKTEATESIARHIHTFWDPRMRDQMKTIIDDGGEGLSPLFIETMKDYFNGPKSPAKPVPSAPQAKPKAGTPAS from the coding sequence ATGGATAAAGAAGTTCTGATTCAGATGGCCAACCAGATCACGGATTTCTGGTCCCCCTATCCGAAAACCGAGGCGACGGAGAGCATCGCGCGACACATCCATACGTTTTGGGATCCGCGCATGCGTGACCAGATGAAGACGATCATCGACGATGGCGGTGAAGGCCTGTCGCCGCTCTTCATCGAGACGATGAAGGACTATTTCAACGGTCCGAAATCTCCGGCAAAGCCCGTTCCATCCGCTCCGCAGGCCAAGCCAAAAGCCGGCACACCGGCATCGTAA
- the fdhD gene encoding formate dehydrogenase accessory sulfurtransferase FdhD encodes MANVISRQGGNESLCSYPALGETVVAGTAQPVTWQLPQETPVALQINSEPYTVMMATPSDLRDFAFGFLIGEGILKDPKEIRGVLEMPGDEGITIDVAVPETALEVSRLARRSIEGRTGCGLCGIEDIASAVRPLPFLDRNWAPSVDAIERAAANLFQHQPMNQHNRSVHGAAWVSRDGEIRLVREDVGRHNALDKLIGALVRDDLDVRDGFVLMTSRCSFELVQKAVTAGIGALVTVSAPTSLALELARKSNLFLAALAKGKPVVFNS; translated from the coding sequence ATGGCGAACGTGATTTCTCGACAGGGCGGGAACGAGTCTCTTTGCTCGTACCCCGCCTTGGGCGAGACCGTCGTCGCCGGGACGGCGCAGCCGGTCACTTGGCAATTGCCGCAAGAGACGCCGGTCGCGCTGCAGATCAATTCCGAGCCCTACACCGTCATGATGGCGACGCCTTCGGATCTGCGCGACTTCGCGTTCGGATTTCTGATCGGCGAAGGTATTCTCAAGGACCCGAAAGAAATTCGCGGCGTGCTCGAGATGCCGGGCGACGAAGGCATCACCATCGACGTGGCGGTTCCGGAAACGGCTCTTGAAGTGTCGCGCCTCGCGCGCCGTTCGATTGAAGGCCGAACCGGCTGCGGACTGTGCGGCATCGAAGATATCGCGTCGGCCGTTCGGCCGTTGCCTTTTCTCGATCGGAACTGGGCGCCTTCGGTCGATGCCATCGAGCGGGCGGCAGCGAACCTGTTTCAGCATCAGCCGATGAACCAGCACAATCGTTCGGTGCATGGCGCGGCGTGGGTTTCGCGCGACGGAGAGATCCGGCTCGTGCGCGAAGATGTCGGACGTCACAACGCACTCGATAAGCTGATCGGCGCGCTGGTGCGCGATGATCTCGACGTGCGCGACGGCTTCGTCTTGATGACGAGCCGATGCAGCTTCGAACTCGTGCAGAAAGCCGTAACAGCCGGCATCGGCGCGCTCGTGACTGTTTCCGCCCCGACATCGCTGGCGCTCGAGCTTGCACGCAAATCGAATCTTTTCCTGGCGGCGCTCGCCAAGGGGAAGCCCGTTGTCTTTAACTCCTGA
- a CDS encoding elongation factor G: MTSSDGPKGRSGAQGGRGGVRGARCVALIGPFASGKTTLLEAILARTGGISRAGSIAAKSTVGDNTPEAREHAMSVGVNVADVSFLEDKFTFIDCPGSVEFAHEGALALPACDMAVVVSEADPKRVAALQVILKQLEDAKIPHLIFLNKIDSSQTPLRDIIPGLQPASSKPLVLRQIPIWENGIATGFVDLASERAYVYREHAESKIIELPSAVAAREKEARFEMLEKLADYDDELMEQLLADIPPPNDRVFEDLAKEFKDGMICPVLLGSAQEGHGIMRLLKALRHECPFVEDTARRHKLENVKSAAYVFKSLHTKSGGKLSFARVLAGDIPDNATVTGGEGQEVRVAGIFTIRGEETAKCSGAKAGDTVALGRLDAIHSGETIGVGKSSVTQIPVPKPPQPVLAIGLGLKDRKDEVKLSSAAAKLVDEDPSLTLEHNADMHQILLHGQGEMHLRVALERLLRKYGIEVVREKRRVGYKETIRSATEIRGRHKKQSGGHGQFGDVKLDIKPLPRSAGVTFSETITGGAIPRNFIPSVEIGVRDYLTEGPLGFPVVDVAVTLTDGSYHTVDSSDMAFRQAGRLAMSEGLPKCNPVLLEPVMAVSIAVPSEANARINGIISQRRGQILGFDARSGWPGWDVIEAHIPEAEMDNLIIDLRSATAGVGSFTFGFDHLAEVSGRLKDQVLSANRAAAE, from the coding sequence ATGACGAGTTCAGATGGCCCGAAGGGCAGAAGTGGCGCTCAGGGAGGCAGGGGTGGGGTCCGAGGCGCACGTTGCGTCGCGTTGATCGGACCCTTCGCAAGCGGCAAGACCACACTTCTCGAAGCAATTCTCGCACGTACCGGCGGCATCTCGCGAGCCGGCTCCATCGCCGCCAAGTCAACGGTCGGCGACAACACCCCCGAAGCCCGTGAACACGCAATGAGCGTCGGCGTCAACGTCGCGGACGTATCCTTCCTCGAAGACAAGTTCACCTTCATCGACTGTCCAGGATCGGTTGAATTCGCCCACGAAGGCGCCCTCGCGCTCCCCGCCTGCGATATGGCGGTCGTGGTGAGCGAAGCCGATCCGAAACGCGTCGCGGCGCTGCAGGTGATCCTGAAGCAGCTGGAAGACGCCAAAATCCCGCATCTCATTTTCCTGAACAAGATCGACTCGTCGCAAACACCGCTGCGCGACATCATTCCGGGCTTGCAGCCCGCGAGTTCGAAACCGCTCGTCCTTCGCCAGATTCCGATCTGGGAAAACGGCATCGCGACCGGCTTCGTCGATCTGGCGTCCGAGCGCGCCTACGTCTATCGCGAGCACGCCGAGAGTAAGATCATCGAACTGCCGTCGGCTGTGGCGGCGCGCGAGAAGGAAGCCCGCTTCGAGATGCTTGAGAAGCTCGCCGACTACGACGACGAGCTGATGGAGCAGTTGCTCGCCGACATTCCCCCGCCCAACGATCGCGTGTTTGAAGATCTGGCGAAGGAATTCAAGGACGGCATGATCTGCCCGGTGCTGCTGGGTTCGGCGCAGGAAGGGCATGGCATCATGCGCCTGCTGAAGGCGCTCCGGCACGAATGCCCGTTCGTCGAGGACACCGCGCGGCGGCACAAGCTCGAAAACGTCAAGTCGGCGGCTTACGTCTTCAAAAGCCTGCATACCAAGTCGGGCGGCAAGCTGTCGTTTGCCCGCGTTCTTGCCGGAGACATTCCCGATAACGCCACGGTGACAGGCGGCGAGGGCCAGGAAGTTCGCGTCGCCGGCATATTCACGATCCGCGGCGAGGAAACGGCGAAGTGCAGCGGCGCCAAGGCCGGCGATACCGTCGCGCTGGGACGCCTCGACGCCATTCATTCCGGCGAGACGATCGGCGTCGGCAAATCGTCGGTGACGCAAATCCCCGTCCCGAAGCCGCCGCAACCTGTGCTGGCCATCGGCCTCGGCCTCAAGGATCGCAAGGACGAAGTGAAACTGTCCTCCGCCGCCGCCAAGCTCGTCGACGAGGACCCCTCGTTGACGCTTGAGCACAACGCCGACATGCATCAGATCCTGCTGCACGGGCAGGGCGAGATGCACCTGCGCGTCGCGCTCGAACGGCTGCTGCGCAAGTACGGCATCGAAGTCGTGCGCGAAAAGCGGCGCGTCGGCTACAAGGAGACCATACGCTCGGCAACCGAAATTCGCGGCCGGCACAAAAAGCAATCCGGCGGTCATGGGCAGTTCGGCGACGTCAAGCTCGACATCAAGCCGCTGCCGCGGTCAGCCGGCGTCACGTTCTCGGAAACGATCACCGGCGGCGCAATTCCGCGCAATTTCATTCCGTCGGTCGAGATCGGCGTGCGCGATTATTTGACGGAAGGCCCGCTCGGCTTCCCCGTCGTCGACGTCGCCGTGACGCTGACCGATGGCTCCTATCATACGGTCGACTCGTCCGACATGGCGTTCCGGCAGGCCGGTCGCCTCGCGATGTCGGAAGGCTTGCCGAAGTGCAATCCGGTTCTGCTCGAGCCTGTCATGGCGGTTTCGATCGCGGTGCCGTCCGAAGCGAACGCACGCATCAACGGCATCATCTCGCAACGGCGCGGGCAGATCCTTGGGTTCGACGCGCGTTCGGGATGGCCGGGTTGGGACGTGATCGAAGCGCACATTCCGGAAGCGGAGATGGATAATCTGATTATCGATCTACGATCCGCAACCGCTGGCGTCGGCTCGTTCACGTTCGGCTTCGATCACCTGGCGGAAGTGTCGGGCAGATTGAAAGACCAGGTGCTGAGCGCCAACCGCGCAGCAGCGGAGTAG
- a CDS encoding PsiF family protein — MTSMKLVAAAAAAMMAIGSGVALAKDAKKPGTPVVHSPESIQCSKDADAKGLHGKDRKKFRAECKKNLAKQNKDAKKS; from the coding sequence ATGACTTCTATGAAACTGGTTGCGGCAGCGGCGGCCGCCATGATGGCAATCGGCAGCGGCGTGGCCTTGGCGAAGGACGCGAAAAAGCCCGGCACCCCGGTCGTCCATTCGCCGGAATCGATCCAGTGTTCGAAGGATGCTGACGCGAAGGGCCTGCACGGCAAGGACCGCAAGAAATTCCGCGCCGAGTGCAAAAAGAATCTCGCGAAGCAGAACAAAGACGCCAAGAAGTCCTGA
- a CDS encoding SDR family NAD(P)-dependent oxidoreductase — translation MGDTLVPGPQTNKTALVTGANRGIGFAIARQLAELEITVLAGVRNDASAASATAAFGKIGVNVQPVILDVANVAALPSALKDIEQRHAPIDILVNNAAILIDGPGGFDASLFDMTDETFRLTWETNVLAPAAIIRTLLPGMIARGYGRVVNVSSLAGQLAGMGSGFPAYRISKTALNALTRIAAAEAGRGDVKVNACSPGWVRTGMGGPEASRLPEKGAETPVWLATLPLDGPTGGFFEDKKAVPW, via the coding sequence ATGGGAGATACGCTCGTGCCTGGCCCTCAAACGAACAAGACCGCTCTTGTGACGGGCGCCAACCGCGGCATCGGCTTTGCGATCGCGCGCCAGCTTGCTGAGCTTGAGATTACCGTTCTTGCCGGAGTTCGCAACGACGCCAGCGCCGCCTCGGCCACAGCCGCGTTCGGCAAAATCGGCGTCAATGTCCAACCTGTGATTTTGGACGTCGCGAATGTTGCGGCGTTGCCGTCCGCGTTGAAGGACATCGAGCAACGCCACGCCCCGATCGACATCCTCGTCAACAACGCAGCAATTCTGATCGACGGGCCGGGCGGCTTCGACGCCAGTCTGTTCGACATGACCGATGAAACATTCCGCCTGACGTGGGAAACGAACGTGCTCGCCCCGGCGGCAATCATCCGCACGCTTCTGCCGGGCATGATCGCGCGTGGATATGGACGGGTAGTCAATGTATCGTCGCTCGCGGGTCAGCTTGCCGGCATGGGTTCCGGCTTTCCGGCCTATCGCATCTCGAAAACGGCATTGAACGCGTTGACGCGCATCGCGGCTGCCGAAGCCGGTCGCGGCGACGTCAAGGTCAATGCTTGTTCGCCCGGCTGGGTCAGAACGGGGATGGGTGGACCGGAAGCCTCGCGCTTACCTGAGAAAGGCGCCGAGACGCCGGTTTGGCTCGCAACGCTGCCATTGGACGGGCCGACAGGCGGGTTCTTCGAAGACAAAAAAGCCGTTCCGTGGTGA
- a CDS encoding pyridoxal phosphate-dependent aminotransferase, producing MGFIADSLNRIQPSATIAVSTKARQLAAQGRDIISLSAGEPDFDTPDNIKEAAKRALDAGKTKYTDVDGIPELKAAIVAKFKRDNNLDYKPSQVSVGTGGKQVLYNALLATLNPGDEVVIPAPCWVSYADIVLLGGGTPVFAPTTLEDGYRLKPEALEKAITPKTKWFIFNSPSNPTGTAYSHDDIKALTDVLLRHEQVWVLTDDMYEHLLYDGLKFATPAAVEPRLYGRTLTMNGLSKAYCMTGWRLGYAAGPEQLINAMRKLQSQSTSNPSSITQWAGVEALNGPQDFIAHNNKIFVGRRDLVVSMLNQAKGIKCPNPQGAFYVYPSIKALIGKTSKSGVKIADDEAFVTALLEEEGVAVVHGAAFEGSPSFRVSYATSTEALKDACTRIQRFCGNLS from the coding sequence ATGGGCTTCATTGCCGACAGTTTGAATCGCATCCAGCCGTCCGCCACCATCGCCGTTTCGACCAAAGCTCGTCAGCTTGCGGCGCAGGGCCGGGACATCATCTCGTTGTCGGCGGGGGAGCCGGATTTCGACACGCCTGACAACATCAAGGAAGCCGCGAAACGCGCGCTCGACGCAGGCAAAACCAAATACACCGACGTCGACGGCATTCCGGAGCTGAAGGCCGCGATCGTCGCGAAGTTCAAGCGCGACAACAACCTCGATTACAAGCCGAGCCAGGTCTCCGTCGGAACCGGCGGCAAGCAGGTGCTCTACAACGCGCTTCTCGCGACGCTCAATCCGGGTGACGAAGTCGTCATTCCCGCGCCGTGCTGGGTCTCGTATGCCGACATCGTCCTGCTCGGCGGCGGCACGCCCGTTTTCGCACCGACGACGCTGGAAGACGGTTACCGGCTGAAGCCCGAAGCGCTCGAAAAGGCCATCACGCCGAAGACGAAGTGGTTCATCTTCAATTCGCCGTCGAACCCGACGGGCACGGCCTATTCGCACGACGACATCAAAGCCCTGACCGACGTTCTGCTTCGGCACGAGCAAGTCTGGGTTCTGACCGACGATATGTACGAGCATTTGCTCTATGACGGCCTGAAGTTCGCGACGCCCGCAGCCGTCGAGCCGCGCCTCTATGGGCGCACGCTGACGATGAACGGTCTCTCGAAGGCCTATTGCATGACGGGCTGGCGGCTCGGGTATGCGGCGGGTCCGGAACAGCTCATCAACGCGATGCGCAAACTGCAGTCGCAGTCGACGTCCAATCCGTCCTCGATCACGCAATGGGCCGGCGTCGAAGCCTTGAACGGACCGCAGGACTTCATTGCGCACAACAACAAGATCTTCGTCGGGCGCCGCGATCTCGTCGTCAGCATGCTGAACCAGGCGAAGGGCATCAAATGCCCCAACCCGCAGGGCGCGTTCTACGTCTATCCGAGCATCAAGGCTCTGATCGGCAAGACGAGTAAGAGCGGCGTCAAGATTGCCGATGATGAAGCGTTCGTGACGGCGCTTCTGGAGGAAGAGGGCGTCGCGGTCGTCCACGGCGCGGCGTTCGAAGGCTCACCGTCCTTCCGCGTGTCTTACGCGACCTCGACCGAGGCATTGAAAGATGCCTGCACGAGAATCCAGCGCTTCTGCGGAAATCTCAGCTGA
- a CDS encoding formate dehydrogenase beta subunit, whose product MTTVFVPLDAAALSMGADEVADAIINEASKRKLDVRVVRNGSRGMLYLEPLVEVETSKGRVAYGPVSVKDVPSLFDSGFLDGKDHKLGHGLTEEIPYFKNQERLTFARCGITDPFSIEDYRKHGGYDGLTKALAMKPIDIVTEVTTSGLRGRGGAGFPTGIKWKTVHDIAADQKYVACNADEGDSGTFADRMLMEGDPFCLIEGMTIAAVAGGATKGYIYVRSEYPHSVHNLRQAIEIARAANWLGDNIQGSGYSFDLFVRMGAGAYVCGEETSMLESLEGKRGLVRYKPPIPAIEGLFGKPTIINNVMSFAAVPIILAKGGEFYKNYGIGRSRGTLAFQITGNIKQGGLVEKAFGVTTRQLIEDWGGGTYSGRPVRAVQIGGPLGAYLPESKFDVPMDYEEFAKVDAMVGHGGLVVFDDTVDMAKMARFAMEFCAIESCGKCTPCRIGSTRGVEVMDRIIADVDRERNIELLEDLCETMTDGSLCALGGLTPYPVRSALRGFPEDFHKPAPNKFLADAAE is encoded by the coding sequence AAGCCAGCAAGCGTAAGCTCGACGTTCGCGTGGTCCGCAACGGATCGCGCGGCATGCTTTATCTGGAGCCGCTCGTCGAAGTCGAGACGTCCAAAGGCCGGGTGGCCTATGGGCCTGTGAGCGTGAAGGACGTTCCGAGCCTTTTCGATTCCGGTTTTCTCGACGGCAAGGACCACAAGCTCGGCCACGGCCTGACGGAAGAAATTCCCTACTTCAAGAATCAGGAACGGCTGACGTTCGCGCGCTGCGGCATCACCGATCCTTTTTCGATCGAAGATTATCGCAAGCACGGTGGCTATGACGGCCTGACCAAGGCCCTCGCGATGAAGCCGATCGACATCGTCACCGAAGTGACGACTTCGGGTTTGCGCGGTCGCGGCGGCGCCGGCTTCCCGACTGGCATAAAGTGGAAAACAGTCCACGACATTGCGGCTGATCAAAAGTACGTCGCTTGCAACGCCGACGAAGGCGACAGCGGCACGTTCGCCGACCGCATGCTCATGGAAGGCGATCCTTTCTGCCTCATCGAAGGCATGACGATCGCGGCCGTCGCCGGCGGCGCCACCAAGGGCTATATCTACGTCCGCTCGGAATATCCGCATTCGGTCCATAACCTGCGGCAGGCGATCGAAATCGCGCGCGCAGCGAACTGGCTCGGCGATAACATTCAGGGCTCGGGATATTCATTTGACCTCTTCGTGCGCATGGGCGCTGGCGCCTATGTCTGCGGCGAAGAAACGTCGATGCTCGAAAGCCTCGAAGGCAAGCGCGGTCTCGTGCGCTACAAGCCGCCGATCCCTGCGATCGAGGGTCTGTTCGGCAAGCCGACGATCATCAACAACGTCATGAGCTTCGCGGCTGTCCCGATCATTCTCGCGAAGGGCGGCGAGTTCTACAAGAATTACGGCATCGGTCGCTCGCGCGGAACGCTGGCGTTCCAGATTACCGGCAACATCAAGCAGGGCGGTCTGGTCGAGAAGGCGTTTGGCGTCACGACGCGACAGCTGATCGAGGACTGGGGCGGCGGCACCTACAGCGGCCGGCCGGTGCGCGCGGTGCAGATCGGCGGACCGCTCGGCGCGTATCTGCCGGAGTCGAAGTTCGACGTGCCGATGGATTACGAGGAATTCGCGAAGGTCGACGCGATGGTCGGCCACGGCGGTTTGGTCGTGTTCGACGACACGGTCGACATGGCGAAAATGGCCCGCTTCGCGATGGAATTCTGCGCTATCGAAAGCTGCGGTAAGTGCACGCCATGCCGCATCGGCTCGACGCGCGGCGTCGAGGTGATGGATCGCATCATCGCGGACGTCGATCGCGAGCGGAATATCGAGCTTCTCGAAGATCTTTGCGAAACGATGACAGACGGATCTCTCTGCGCGCTCGGCGGCCTCACGCCCTATCCCGTGAGAAGCGCCCTGCGCGGTTTTCCGGAAGATTTTCACAAGCCGGCGCCTAATAAATTTCTAGCCGACGCAGCAGAATAA